ATTCTTCGTCACGACCAAATCAGCCAACTTCGGCGCCGTAGCCATCTAAATTCCCCCTACAAATCGATTTGGATTCAAAATCCCCTTCGGATCCAACTGCTCTTTAATGCCTGTAAGGATGGAAAAATAACCCGGTGTCGCACCCCAGACACCAATGGACGTGCGCACCTCAAACGGCGCGTGCGTCAATATTGCGTAGCCCTTCGATTGTTCACAACGGAGCCGCAAGTCTTCCACAAAGGACTGGACGCCATCGCCACTGGCGTACACCCGGCTAATCCCGTGGCCGGCCCCACCGTGGGCAAACACGTGTACATCCCGCCCTTCTTGCAATCGCTTACAATGATGGATATGGTCAAGTACTTGCATGTTTTTACTGCCGATCTTGATATGAACCGCTTCAGCAAAGGTAAGATCGGCAAACGTTCGCCAAAATTCCTCGACCTCGTTGTCATGATAAACGGTGAGTTCGGCTGTGTTCGGCATGTGTTCTCGGACCCATTTCTCCTGGACGTCCACCGCTTTTTTTACATCTTCAAACGTGATCGCCAAACTATAGCCTCGTTTATGAAACAATCGCTCGCTCATATTCGGTTCCATGTATTCCAAAGTGATCGGTTCCAGATGCGTATCCAATAGTTTCGATAGAAAAGGTTTAACGTCACGTGTTGCTGCCTCATCCGGAAATGTCAGCACACACATACTGGTATATTTTGGATAGGGACGCAACTTCAACGTGACTTCCGTAATCATCCCAAGCGTGCCCATCGAACCAACGAGTAATTTGTTCATATCATAGCCCGCGACGTTTTTAACGACTTTCCCGCCTGATCGTAAAATCTCGCCGTTTGGGTCGGCAACGCGCAAGCCGATGACATGATCCCGCGCCGATCCATACGCCATCCGTTTCGGGCCGCTGTCATTGGCGGCGACCACCCCACCGATCGTTGCTTGCGACGGATACGACGGATCGAGCGGCACCATCTGCTGCTCGGCGCGTGCGGTTTCGTTTATTTTTTCCATCGTCGTGCCTGCCTGCACGGTCATCGTCATGTCGCCCGGGGAATATTCAATGACTTGATTCAGATTTTCCATGGATAATAGAATATCGGCCTCGTCACCTTCCCCGCCAAAGCCTTGTTTCGTTCCTCCGCCCACGGGGATAACCGTTTCATTCCTGTCATTGGCACGTTTTATAATATCTGCGACTTCCTCCGGTGTGGTCGGGCTGACACGCTGTCGCCCCTCATTCCCTAGCGTTTGCTGTTGCATGATCCTCCTCCTTCAACGATTGCCGTAGCAGATCTTCAACATAGATTAAGTGCGTTTGCATGATGTCCTTGGCCGCTTGTGAATCTCGCTGTTTGACCGCTTCATAGATGCTCGCGTGTTGCCCTTCGATTTTTTTTGCCACGTCTGCATTGGCCGCGATCATGCGATGGCAATCCATCAATGCTTTTTTCATATTCGTTGAAATCGCTTCCATTAAATGCACGAACATGTCATTGCCCGTTGCTTTCGCAAGGGTGATGTGGAAACGGTAATCCGCTTCCCAGCCTTCTTCTGCTTCAAGCCATTTCTCCATCGTAGCAAGGTGTGCCTCGTCACGGTGCAGTGCCGCCTCCTCCGCGATCCCTATTTCCATCCACTTTCGCACCGTGTATACATCACGGATCGCTGTTTCATCGTTTAACGTGAAAGTGCCGAAGGGTTGCCATTCGCTTGGCGCAGTTACAAACGTTCCCTCTCCTTGGACGACGTTCACCATGCCTTTGCCTTTTAAAACCGTGATCGCGTCCCGCACGGCCGAGCGCCCGACCTGGAATTGTTCACAAAGTTCCCGGACCGATTGCAGCTTTTCGCCCGCCGGCAGGTGTCCTTCCGCGATTGACTGTTCCAGTTGCTCCGCCACTTGCTCGGAGATTTTCTTCGTCGATATTTTTTGAATGTTCATTCCGGCCACCTTTCAGTTGTCTGATATGTGATAACTTATTTTTTATTATAGCCCAGATTATTCAGAAAAGAAAGAGGGTATAGAAAAAAGTATTAGATTATAATGGAAAGGAAGCGATTAGTATGGCCGAAAGTTTGTATGAACGTACTTATTTTTCCAGACTGAACGAATTCTCCGACCTTGCCCCGGAGATGTTTAAGGAATTCATGACATTCAATGAAGGCGTCATGAAGCACGGCTCGCTCTCGTTGAAATTGAAAGAACTCGCAGCCGTCGCCGTCGCTCACGTCACCGGCTGTCCGTATTGCATCGAACTCCATGTCGGCAACTTAAAAGACGCCGGCGGAAGCAAAGAAGAAATGAGCGAAGCCATTTTGATTGGAACGGCGTTAAAAGCGGGTTCCTCCATGGCCCACGGCGTCAACGCCTTGAACGCGTACGACGGCGTGGAAGATGACACGCTCTTCAAACGCAGCTACTTTGATCGACTTAGCGAATTTTCCAAGCTGCAGCCGGAGATGTTTAAGGCATTCGTTAATTTTGACAAACAAGCGCTCGAACCAACGACAAGGAGCAAAAAAGAAGGCGAACTCATCGCCGTCGCGGTCGCCCACACAACCGGCTGCCCGTACTACATCGACCTGCACACAAAAAACGCCAAAGAACAAGGCGCCGGCAAAGAAGAAATCGCCGAAATCATCTTCGTCGCCACTGCTCTGAAAGCCGGTTCTGCCATCGCCCACGGGGTGAACGGTTTGAACGCGTATGATCGGTAAGCAAGGGAGGCGCCCGAGCTCAGGTCCCGGGCGCACCTCGGTATATGGATAGCATAATAAGCGAAATGACAGATTATCCTTACAAAGTGACAGAATATCATTGGAAAGTACCAGAATAAGTTTGAAAAGTGACAGATTAACCTCCGAAAGTGACAGAATAAGTCGCGAAAACACCAGATTCCCACCCAATCTCCCGTTTACCGCCCAATCCCCTTTTCTTGCTCACGCTTCGCTTCAATATTATACTAGATAGAGTGTGTGCACGTGGAAAGAAGGAATAACTTTGCAATATGTCGCTTATTTTATGTTGTGCGGATTGGGTGGACTTTTGTTTTCATTCACAAATCTATCCATTGCATGGATGATTGGCGCATTAGTGGTCGGCAGCCTGGTCGCGATTTTTCAGCCTGACTTTCTGAACCTCAAACATGCGGTCAACACAATCCCCGCTAGTTGGCTATGGCTCGGCCAAGGAATACTCGGTGTGCAACTTGGCCTGTATATCAATATGACGCTCATCGACACGCTGAGCAACTATTGGCTCATCATCCTCACCGTACTCGTGCTCTCAATGATTTTCGCGTTCATCACCGGATTTTTTCTCTATTATTTTACAAAAACGGATCTTTTATCCAGTTTTATCGCCACAGCGCCCGGCGGGGTAGCTGCCATGCCCGCTTACGCGCAAGAAGTAGGGGCAGACGTGGCGACCGTCAGTGTCACACAGGTGCTCCGCATTGTGCTGGTCATCAGTACCGTTCCGGTTTTATTATCATTCAACGGCGGTAACGGAGGCGCTGCCGCTGAGGTACAAACGGTGGCCTACGAATCAACCTTCTTGCCACTCACCTTCAGCCAATTCGGCTGGACGTTTCTTTTGTTGGCACTGGCGCTTTTCGGCGCCGTCGCATCAAAAAAACTGAAAATCCCTACGCCCTGGTTGCTCGGCGCGATGGTGACCGTCGCTGTCTTCAATCTCATCTCCGGTCAAGCAACTCCGGAAGCCACGCTTTGGTGGCCAGACTGGGCGTTGCCTGTTGCCCAATTATTTCTCGGCGCCAGCATCGGTGCCAAAATGCAACGGGAATTATTTCGCGATGCGAAAGCCGTGATCATCGTGGGCATATTGAGCTCGTTAGCGTTGATCGCGGCGCTCGCGGCTTTGTCCATCTTGGTCGCTTCCCAAACGCAACTCGACATGATCACATCGATCCTCGCCTTTTCCCCGGGGGGCGTTGCCGAAATGGCCGCCACCGCGGTTGAACTCGGCGCCGATTCCACCTTCGTCGTCGCTGTCCAAGTCATCCGGATCATGGCGGTGCTCCTCGTCCTTCCGCCACTCTTTCAAATACTGCGCAAGTATATTTTGAAAGAGGAAAAAGAAAACCGTCAACAGGCATCATGACCGGCGGGCGTTTTTTGGGCGATTTCCGATTTCGCTCGGGTGGCGATCGATCATGGCACCCGTGCCCGGGTTCTGCCAACGCTTTCGGTCGCCTTTAGCGGCCATCTTCCCAATCATCCCCCTCCCAACAACCGCAACAACCACGGTTTCAAATCGACGATCCGTTCATACTCCGGTTCACTATCTGTACCCACCACGATCATCGGCACGGATGATTCTTGCTTGTGCAAGGACCCATGCGCCGCCCCGTCCACATGAATCGGTGAGCCCTTGTCCTGAAACTCATACCCGGGCTTCGCCGTAGCGACCACATAGTCCCCTTTATGGGACCGTAAGCTGCTAGAAAGCCGGGCGAGCGCATCCGGATAATTGCTATATTCAACCCGGTTCTTTTTCACCGTAAGATCTAGCAGTTTTTCATTTCCCGCGATCGTCCATGTTTGCCGGTACGTATCGACGTAATCTCCACCGGCCACAAATGAAAAATGCCCTGCCTTCTCCCCGGATACGACGTGCGTTTGCCCCGCTTCTCCCCAAGCAATGATATCGATACACCGATCTTGCTGCAGCCGCGCGATCACCTGCTTTTTTTCCACGCTGGTGCCGATGCAATAAATGAAGGCCGTGCGCTGATTGACGGCAAGCGCGATTTCGTCATTACGCGTTGGACGCGTGTCTTTCATGATCCGAAAGCCTTTCAACCGTTTTCTCAGATCAATCACGTACTGCTTCCGCTTATGGCCCATGGACGCGTGACCGTTATCGGACAAAATAATCCACGTACAAGCCTTGAGCGCCTCGTCCCAACGCCCATACAGCCCGAGGAGCTTTTGCAATTCCCGATCGATTTTATGTATGCCCGCGATATCCATCGGCCCTTTCAAATGAACGCGCAAGTCAAGATCCTGAACCGTACAAATTGTAAAATAAGGCAGTTTTCTTTTTTTTATTAAATGTTTCGTTTCCCGGAAGCTTTCTTTATAGTTGTCGGAAAAAAGCTGCGGCGTCTTTTTTCTCGGGTTGAATGTCGAAAAAGCGCCGAGAGACCATAACGACGGGGTTTGCATGTCCCACGTACTTTTATCCCCGGTCAACATTTGCAACGGTTTGGGAAGCTTTATTTTACGTTCCGAATACCCACGATAAACAAAATTGTTGATCGAGGCGCTCGTCATCCCCCGCTCGGCCAGCTCCTCATGGATCGTTTTGACGTCCTTGCTCAAATGAACGTTGTTGAGTTGGTAAAACATATCATTCACGAAGGGGGTGAACCCCGTTTTCATCACTTCTTTAATACCCGTTCCGTAATTGACGATCCGTTGTTCATCCTCGTGGTACCAAATGAGGGCGGGCAAATGGTGCTGATCCGCGTAAACGCCCGTGAGCAGCGTACTCTCAATATTAACGGACATCGTCGGAAAGGAGCTGACAACCTCGGGAAAATAGCGGCCTTTTTCCATTAAATATTGCATTGCCGGCGCAAACCCCGTTTGAACCGCTTCTTCCAGCGGCGTGGCCATCAATGTATCAATAATAAAAAGAACCACCGGTTTTGTGCGTTTCACGATTATCCCCCGTTTTTACGCTTAGTATGAGAAGGCGAGGGTGATTTATGCAGGGAAAGGCACGGTCCGGCGTTCCCCAACAAGCCAAGCACCAATTCATGTAGCTCTAACGTCTCATGTCAAGCCAAATATTCCTCGCTCATCGTTTGTGCCTCCTTATGTTTTGGCGAACATTCGCCTATATCCGTATTCCAAATTCAGCCTATGCAAGCAACATTTGTCCGCTTACAATGCCCAGACTAAAACAACGGAAACAGGAAACCATAATGAAGCAAACGATTATATTGGAGGTTGAATGAATGAATCATGTCGTCGCATTGATCATTAAATTTGTTATGATGACCGTCATATTGTGGCTCATTTTAGGAGGATTTTTCGGCGTCAGCTTTGGCAATATTTTCTGGATCAGCCTTATCATGACAGGTGCAGCCTATCTTATCGGCGACTTGTGGATCTTACCACAATTCGGAAACGTAGCAGGGACACTGGCGGACTTTGGCCTCGCATTCGTTGGCGTTTGGCTGCTCGCCGCCTTATTCGAACCAGCAGGCAACTTCGGATGGGCAGCGTTCTTCTCAGCAATCATCATCGCCATCGGAGAAATCTTCTTCCATATGTACATGCAAAACACAGTCCTAAACACCCCGGCACCAGCCGGTGACGATAACAACCGGCAAAACACCAACGAAGGCAACCTTCGCACCGAATTCGGATCGGAGACGGATGCCGCGAGAAGAGGGAAGAAGGACAGAAAATAGGTTAGCGTGAATGTTGGAAGCCGCATTGGAAAATGCGGCTTTTGTCACGGCAAAACAAAAAACACCCTCAATTAGGTGTTTTGGATTTTTCGATTAATTTCTTTGAAATTAATATTTATGGGCAATATCGATTGAATCGTCGATTTCCTTCTTTTTTATAATCCATGATAATAATTCCGGTAAGGGTATCGTTTTTATCCGCATATCGAATATAGATACCGTATGCCTTCCAATTGTATATGACGTACATCGTGTTCACGCCTCATTCCAGTAAACAACGATGCATATGTCTAGCCATTTCGATTGATTTTTCTTCATTTTCAGAAATACTATCGCGCTGATAAGGGCTACCATAGTCTGCCTTGTTCCGCCATTTTCTGAAGAGTCTTTGCCTTTTGTACGAACGGGATACTCTTCTTTTATATGATTAAAAAAAGATTCATCCTGCTCTTCCGACCATTCACGTGAGACCAATTGACACTAGCAAACCACTGATTTTATTTCATTTTTTCTTGCACACATGTTAAAGATACGATCTCTTTACCTGATTCCAAAATATTTTTGTTACTATAGAAAGACAAACACATGCGAAAAGTGGTGAAAACCATGCATGCGCTGCCCAGATGGATTTGGTTGATTATTATTGTGCTTGTCTTCATTGTGCTTGTGCTTGCACTGCTTTATTTTTTTCAACATCGGTTGATTTTTTATCCTACGTCCATAACAGAAGATGAAGCGGATATGATTCGGTCCCAGCATCCCGAGGCGGAAGAGATCACTGTTCCTGTGACAGATGAAGTGACCGTTCACGGGTGGTTGCTCTCTAATGTGGAGGAAGAGCCGTCGCCGTTACTGATATATTTTGGCGGGAATGCTCAGGAAGTATCGCAATTGATCCCCGAAACGGCAGAGATCGAGGGCTGGTCGGTGTTATTGATGAACTACCGCGGATATGGATTAAGCGAAGGAGATCCGGATGAAGAGGCACTATTGGGGGACGCGTTGATGGTCTATGACGAAATGGCCGAGCGCGAGGATATTGATACAGATCACATCGTCACAATGGGGAGGAGTATCGGATCAGCGGTGGCCACGCATCTGAGCGCGGAAAGGAAGGTGCAGGGCACAATTCTCGTCTCCCCGTTTGATGAATTTCTACACGTTGCCCAGTCCCAATTCCCTTTTCTTCCGGTGGAATGGCTGTTGAAATACTCTTTTGATTCCACGGACATCGCGCCGCAAACGGAGCATCCGTTGTTGGCGCTGATCGCTGGGGAGGATGAGATTGTTGATCCGGCGTATTCAAAGGCCCTCGTGGAAAAATGGGGCGGGCCTAAGGAAAGCTATGTGATTGAAGGAGAGGGGCATAACACGATTCATTTGAGCGAGGAGTACCGGGCAAGGATTCAGGAATTTTTACAGGCGATGGAGGAGGGGTAGTGAGCTAGTGCAGGACGGCTGAAATAAATGATCACATCTGGAAATGATATTGCCCGTCGGGTCGTTGCCCATACAGCAGCCGTATAACGGCATCGGAGGACCGGGCGGAGGACCGGCAACAATTGTCCGTAAGAAGCATCCATACGGCCGAATTCAGTAGTCGAACTGCGAAAAAAGTCCGTAAAACGCATCCATACGGGATCCTCTGATCGGCTTCAACCCATGCTAAGAGGAGCAGAAATCATGCTTCCGTCCCTAAAAGGATGGTTTCCCACTCTGAGACGGACGATTTTCGCGATATCGTCCCTCTAATGGGGCGATCCCCACTCTGAGACGGACGATAAATGAGCCCCACCAGCAAAGTACGCTACCCATCTATCTCGAAGAAAAGGTGAATGCTCATGGATAAACAAGTGACCTTTGGATCGATGAAAGCTTGGAAACCATTGATGGTGGACGTTATGTATTTACTTGAGCAATAGCAAGTATGTGGTTCCTCATGGAACCTTTTTTTGGCTTGGAAGACAAACTTGCCGGGATTCTCTTCTTTTTGTCTTCATCTATCTTCTCATGCTCAATGTCCTCCCCACATCCCTTCCTCTCGCTCCTGCGCTTCTTCCTGAATCTCATAAAACGCCTCTTCATAGCGCACATCCGGTTCATACACAACAACCTCAGCTAACCCCTCCTCCAACAACATTTCCTGAAACATTTGATCTTCGTCTACATACACGTAAAATAACATCCGATCATACTGATCACGCTCCGACTCGTCCTGTTCAAGATAAACGGTTTCCCCGAGCAATACATCCGTCGCGAATGCTGTCGCTTCTTCCCCATATGGCTCCGGCTCACACGCCGGGGGATCATGCTGGTGACAGATCTCCGGCGCATCCACCATGATCGGTCGCACCCGCTCATCCCCCATACCCTGAATATTCACATCAAACGTATCGCCATCGACGATATTCACGACCGTCCCTTGCAACGGATCATCGTCAGACGGGCGCTGGCAGCCAACGAGAATCATCATAGAACAAATAACAATCAAAAAACGAAACATAAATGGTGTTCCCCTTTTCATAACCAATGTTTTTTTTACATAACGCCCTTAAAAAATGCTAGAATGATAGCTATGGCACAATTAAAAAACATCATTCCAGACAATAAAATTATCATCTACATGCTTATGTTAATCATCACGCTGCTCTGGGGCTATGCGTGGGTGCTCATGAAAGACGCCCTTACATACATGGGACCATTCACATTTTCGGCGCTCCGCTTCGGCACCGGCTCGGTCACGCTGCTGTTGGTCATATGGATTTTAAAAATCGGCTTGCCGCCAAGACGCTATTGGAAACATCTGGTCGTTATTGGCCTCCTGCAAACCACGGTCGTCTTCACCCTCGTCATGTACGCCCTGGAATTCGTCGACGCTGGCCAATCCTCCGTCCTATTGTACTCCATGCCGGTGTGGAGCAGCCTCTTAGCCGTGCAATTTCTCGGTGAAAAAATAAACCCGGCGAAGATGACAGGTTTATTGATGGGCATCATCGGGCTATTTACCATCGTCGGGTGGGATATGTGGGTCGGGCAACCGATCGAGGTGATCGTCGGTCAACTTCTGATTATTATTGCCGCCATCGCTTGGGCGATCTCGAACATTTACTATCGGCGTGCCGTGTCCGGCCTTTCGCAATTACAAGTATCGGCCATGCAAATGTTCTTTGGCGCGATTGGCATCACGCTCGCGGCCCTTGCCATGGAATGGGGCGAACCGATTATTTTTAATGCAGCGAGCATTTATTATATTTTATTCACCGGCGTCCTTGCCTCGGCGTTATGCTTCACCGCTTGGTTTTTCATCATCAGCAAAATTGACATGGTAACGGCGACAATCTCCACGTTGCTCGTCCCTATTTTCGGATTGACGTTCAGCAGTATTCTGCTCGGAGAAGACATGACGGTTGGCGTATTAACGGGTTCCGCCCTGATTATTGTCGGCATCATCATCGCTACAGTCGCGAAGAAAAAATGAAGGTGTGGCTTATGGAGACACAAGTATAAATGTTACGTAGGGTCGCTTAGAGCAAACGTAGTTATTCGTTCTATAATCCAGTGTGATCGACAAAAATAGATCGTTAGACGACTCCCATATGAAGGAGACGGAAAAATTGTTGCTGATGTCAGACGCTCACTTGTGGTAAGTGGCAATAATTTGATTATGTAAACTTCCCGGCTACGCCGTATCCTTTCTAGCGCCATCGTTCGTGATCTATTTTATCTTAGAAGCGCCTATAATCAAAGAAAGTCCTGCCCCGGGATCTTAAAGCACCCCCGCCGGAGGTGCTTACATCTATGATCTTCCCTTTACCAATGCTTCCAATTTCTGCACCAACGCTCGCTCCATATGCCACAGCTCGACGTAAGTTTGAACGTAATCGATGGCCTCGTTCTCATCGCCGATGCCGAGAAATGCAGGGCTCTCCCTTGGAATTATTCTTTTCCCGAGTAAATATTCCGGAACGTGCGGATTCAGTTGCACCGCTTCCTTCAAATATTTCTCTGTTTTTCGCGTCCATCCGTTCAGCTTGTATTCGACATACGCGCGATTGTATCTCATATTGGCGGTCGCTTCGTCATATTCGTTCACCAGTTTCCGAACCGCTTCATACGCTTCTGTATCCATCAACGCCGAAAGTAAAAGGTAACGGATCCCCTGATTATCCATCGGGTTTAGTTCCAGCATTTCCCGATATTCGGACGCGTCTCGATGAGACCCCAGAAATGCCCTTTGTTTTTTCAAAAAAAGTCGGGCCAAACTCCGCTTCTCCATTAATCATGCCGTCAAAATAGCGATCGTTTTGTTCTTCCAAACTACCGGCTTCCTCTGCCAAAATGACATAGGCATCCGGACTGTTTGGATACAGTTCCAATGCTTCCTTTTCAAATCCAACGACGATTGGTTCAGCAGTGTCTAACGATTCTACCCTAAAATGGGTTTCATCAATATGATCGGTAACTTCATACATACCGGGCACCGTCACCCATCGATCCAATATTTCTTTTGTCTGGGCGCGTATTGAGGACCGCTGTTTGTCCATAAACATTTGAAAAGCTGTTTTCCCATCTTCCAACGGTGTATGAAAAATTGCCCACCCTAAAAACAAGGGCAGATATTCTCGCTCAGAATCAATGCCAATGTCTAAGCCATATTGAACAACATAGTCTTCATAAGGCGCTCTTTTCCTCAGTCTATCATAAGGCCTGAGATCATGCTAAGATGAAAACAAAGCGGATGCTGGTATTCAGAGGTGTCAAATGACAACATTTAATA
The Salicibibacter kimchii DNA segment above includes these coding regions:
- a CDS encoding AbrB family transcriptional regulator, with the protein product MQYVAYFMLCGLGGLLFSFTNLSIAWMIGALVVGSLVAIFQPDFLNLKHAVNTIPASWLWLGQGILGVQLGLYINMTLIDTLSNYWLIILTVLVLSMIFAFITGFFLYYFTKTDLLSSFIATAPGGVAAMPAYAQEVGADVATVSVTQVLRIVLVISTVPVLLSFNGGNGGAAAEVQTVAYESTFLPLTFSQFGWTFLLLALALFGAVASKKLKIPTPWLLGAMVTVAVFNLISGQATPEATLWWPDWALPVAQLFLGASIGAKMQRELFRDAKAVIIVGILSSLALIAALAALSILVASQTQLDMITSILAFSPGGVAEMAATAVELGADSTFVVAVQVIRIMAVLLVLPPLFQILRKYILKEEKENRQQAS
- a CDS encoding FAD-binding oxidoreductase, whose amino-acid sequence is MQQQTLGNEGRQRVSPTTPEEVADIIKRANDRNETVIPVGGGTKQGFGGEGDEADILLSMENLNQVIEYSPGDMTMTVQAGTTMEKINETARAEQQMVPLDPSYPSQATIGGVVAANDSGPKRMAYGSARDHVIGLRVADPNGEILRSGGKVVKNVAGYDMNKLLVGSMGTLGMITEVTLKLRPYPKYTSMCVLTFPDEAATRDVKPFLSKLLDTHLEPITLEYMEPNMSERLFHKRGYSLAITFEDVKKAVDVQEKWVREHMPNTAELTVYHDNEVEEFWRTFADLTFAEAVHIKIGSKNMQVLDHIHHCKRLQEGRDVHVFAHGGAGHGISRVYASGDGVQSFVEDLRLRCEQSKGYAILTHAPFEVRTSIGVWGATPGYFSILTGIKEQLDPKGILNPNRFVGGI
- a CDS encoding alkaline phosphatase family protein; amino-acid sequence: MKRTKPVVLFIIDTLMATPLEEAVQTGFAPAMQYLMEKGRYFPEVVSSFPTMSVNIESTLLTGVYADQHHLPALIWYHEDEQRIVNYGTGIKEVMKTGFTPFVNDMFYQLNNVHLSKDVKTIHEELAERGMTSASINNFVYRGYSERKIKLPKPLQMLTGDKSTWDMQTPSLWSLGAFSTFNPRKKTPQLFSDNYKESFRETKHLIKKRKLPYFTICTVQDLDLRVHLKGPMDIAGIHKIDRELQKLLGLYGRWDEALKACTWIILSDNGHASMGHKRKQYVIDLRKRLKGFRIMKDTRPTRNDEIALAVNQRTAFIYCIGTSVEKKQVIARLQQDRCIDIIAWGEAGQTHVVSGEKAGHFSFVAGGDYVDTYRQTWTIAGNEKLLDLTVKKNRVEYSNYPDALARLSSSLRSHKGDYVVATAKPGYEFQDKGSPIHVDGAAHGSLHKQESSVPMIVVGTDSEPEYERIVDLKPWLLRLLGGG
- a CDS encoding DMT family transporter produces the protein MAQLKNIIPDNKIIIYMLMLIITLLWGYAWVLMKDALTYMGPFTFSALRFGTGSVTLLLVIWILKIGLPPRRYWKHLVVIGLLQTTVVFTLVMYALEFVDAGQSSVLLYSMPVWSSLLAVQFLGEKINPAKMTGLLMGIIGLFTIVGWDMWVGQPIEVIVGQLLIIIAAIAWAISNIYYRRAVSGLSQLQVSAMQMFFGAIGITLAALAMEWGEPIIFNAASIYYILFTGVLASALCFTAWFFIISKIDMVTATISTLLVPIFGLTFSSILLGEDMTVGVLTGSALIIVGIIIATVAKKK
- a CDS encoding carboxymuconolactone decarboxylase family protein, encoding MAESLYERTYFSRLNEFSDLAPEMFKEFMTFNEGVMKHGSLSLKLKELAAVAVAHVTGCPYCIELHVGNLKDAGGSKEEMSEAILIGTALKAGSSMAHGVNALNAYDGVEDDTLFKRSYFDRLSEFSKLQPEMFKAFVNFDKQALEPTTRSKKEGELIAVAVAHTTGCPYYIDLHTKNAKEQGAGKEEIAEIIFVATALKAGSAIAHGVNGLNAYDR
- a CDS encoding alpha/beta hydrolase: MRKVVKTMHALPRWIWLIIIVLVFIVLVLALLYFFQHRLIFYPTSITEDEADMIRSQHPEAEEITVPVTDEVTVHGWLLSNVEEEPSPLLIYFGGNAQEVSQLIPETAEIEGWSVLLMNYRGYGLSEGDPDEEALLGDALMVYDEMAEREDIDTDHIVTMGRSIGSAVATHLSAERKVQGTILVSPFDEFLHVAQSQFPFLPVEWLLKYSFDSTDIAPQTEHPLLALIAGEDEIVDPAYSKALVEKWGGPKESYVIEGEGHNTIHLSEEYRARIQEFLQAMEEG
- a CDS encoding FadR/GntR family transcriptional regulator produces the protein MNIQKISTKKISEQVAEQLEQSIAEGHLPAGEKLQSVRELCEQFQVGRSAVRDAITVLKGKGMVNVVQGEGTFVTAPSEWQPFGTFTLNDETAIRDVYTVRKWMEIGIAEEAALHRDEAHLATMEKWLEAEEGWEADYRFHITLAKATGNDMFVHLMEAISTNMKKALMDCHRMIAANADVAKKIEGQHASIYEAVKQRDSQAAKDIMQTHLIYVEDLLRQSLKEEDHATANARE
- a CDS encoding YndM family protein, which codes for MNHVVALIIKFVMMTVILWLILGGFFGVSFGNIFWISLIMTGAAYLIGDLWILPQFGNVAGTLADFGLAFVGVWLLAALFEPAGNFGWAAFFSAIIIAIGEIFFHMYMQNTVLNTPAPAGDDNNRQNTNEGNLRTEFGSETDAARRGKKDRK
- a CDS encoding thermonuclease family protein encodes the protein MFRFLIVICSMMILVGCQRPSDDDPLQGTVVNIVDGDTFDVNIQGMGDERVRPIMVDAPEICHQHDPPACEPEPYGEEATAFATDVLLGETVYLEQDESERDQYDRMLFYVYVDEDQMFQEMLLEEGLAEVVVYEPDVRYEEAFYEIQEEAQEREEGMWGGH